A DNA window from Pogona vitticeps strain Pit_001003342236 chromosome 2, PviZW2.1, whole genome shotgun sequence contains the following coding sequences:
- the GAA gene encoding lysosomal alpha-glucosidase has translation MAAMLLTKKLEQKGLSVTALISVIITLIVVLYVFGVAEALMAAMSPGAPSEAENACWGRSKCREAEKKHDGKHGEPPESFSSSSFHPTECDVPPDNRFDCAPEKLVSQEECQARGCCYSPVSRKRPTVAQPWCFFPPSYPSYKMVNLTTTEMGYTARLTRDRPTFMPDDIMNLQLDVVFETESRVHFMLKDPANKRYEVPLETPQTTNKASSMLYSVQFSDDPFGLVILRNSSKRVLLNTTVAPLFFADQFLQISTSVPSPFISGLGEHLTSLILDVNWTKVTLWNRDILPVPSANLYGSHPFYLALEEGGLAHGVFLLNSNAMDVILQPSPALTWRTTGGILDFFVFLGPDPKSVVRQYMDVIGYPFMPPYWALGFHLCRWGYTSTAVTREVVKNMTAAHFPLDVQWNDLDYADAKRDFTFNQDGFSDMPQMVNDFHRQGRRYVMIVDPGISSSGPSGSYKPYDEGLKRGVFILNATGQPLIGKVWPGPTAFPDFTNPETQRWWQDTVKDFHDQVPFDGMWIDMNEPSNFVEGSLEDCPPNKLENPPYVPGVLGGSLKSRTLCASSKQYLSSHYNLHNLYGLTEAIASHDALVKVRGKRPFVISRSTFASHGRYAGHWTGDVLSNWEHLYYTIPAVLLFNFYGVPLVGADVCGFVGNTSEELCVRWTQLGAFYPFMRNHNDHKNMPQEPYVFSPKAQQAMRSALFLRYLLLPYLYTLFHKAHSAGETVARPLYLEFPEDPNTWKVDRQFMWGSGLLITPVLEAGKTEVSGYFPPGTWYNPLTGSTIHSKGQWILLPASLDTINAHVRAGCILPLQEPAFTTTESRKNGMILVVALTEDGVARGDLFWDDGEGLLTFEKGDYTQIAFLAGNGVLVNEIVRLNSQVDGLQLTDVMVFGILSPPHEVLANGVPVSDFSYRTDTKILNIPVALLMGEPFVISWS, from the exons ATGGCAGCAATGCTACTGACTAAGAAACTGGAGCAGAAAGGGCTCAGCGTGACTGCATTGATTTCTGTTATTATCACCTTGATTGTTGTTCTCTATGTTTTTGGAGTCGCTGAAGCACTTATGGCTGCAATGAGCCCTGGAGCCCCATCAGAAGCAGAAAATGCTTGTTGGGGTAGGAGCAAatgcagagaagcagaaaagaagCATGATGGGAAACACGGAGAACCGCCAGAATCCTTTAGCAGCTCCAGTTTCCACCCTACAGAGTGTGACGTCCCTCCAGACAACCGTTTTGACTGTGCTCCAGAGAAGCTGGTCTCCCAAGAGGAATGTCAAGCTCGGGGCTGCTGTTACAGCCCTGTTTCACGCAAGCGCCCTACCGTTGCCCAGCCTTGGTGCTTCTTCCCTCCTAGCTATCCTAGCTACAAGATGGTGAACTTGACAACCACTGAAATGGGCTATACTGCCCGCTTGACCCGAGACAGGCCCACTTTCATGCCAGATGACATAATGAACTTGCAGCTCGATGTGGTCTTTGAAACGGAGAGTAGGGTTCACTTTATG CTTAAGGATCCAGCTAACAAGCGCTATGAGGTTCCTTTAGAAACCCCGCAAACAACCAACAAGGCATCTTCAATGCTCTACTCTGTACAGTTCTCAGACGATCCCTTTGGCCTCGTAATCCTTCGGAATTCAAGCAAGCGGGTTCT GCTCAATACAACAGTGGCCCCTCTGTTTTTCGCGGACCAGTTCCTGCAGATCTCCACCTCAGTACCATCACCTTTCATCTCTGGCCTGGGTGAGCACTTGACCTCACTCATTCTTGATGTCAATTGGACAAAGGTTACCCTGTGGAATCGGGACATACTGCCTGTG cctTCTGCCAACTTGTATGGGTCACACCCCTTCTACCTGGCCTTGGAAGAAGGTGGTTTAGCTCATGGAGTTTTTCTGCTAAATAGTAATGCTATGG ATGTGAtcctccagcccagcccagctcTGACATGGAGAACAACTGGAGGAATCCTGGACTTCTTTGTCTTCCTGGGCCCAGATCCAAAGAGTGTGGTGCGCCAATATATGGATGTCATTG GGTACCCGTTCATGCCCCCCTACTGGGCCCTAGGATTTCACCTCTGTCGCTGGGGTTACACTTCCACTGCTGTCACTCGGGAGGTAGTGAAGAACATGACGGCAGCACACTTCCCCTTG GATGTGCAGTGGAATGACCTAGATTATGCAGACGCAAAGAGAGACTTCACTTTCAACCAGGATGGTTTCTCAGATATGCCGCAAATGGTGAACGATTTCCATCGTCAGGGTCGGAGGTACGTCATGATTGTG GATCCAGGTATCAGCAGTTCCGGCCCTTCTGGCAGTTATAAGCCTTATGATGAAGGCCTAAAGCGAGGGGTCTTCATCTTAAATGCAACAGGACAGCCTCTGATTGGGAAG GTTTGGCCTGGGCCCACTGCCTTCCCTGACTTCACCAATCCAGAGACACAGCGGTGGTGGCAAGACACGGTCAAGGATTTCCACGACCAAGTGCCTTTTGATGGAATGTGGATT GACATGAACGAGCCATCAAATTTTGTGGAAGGTTCCCTGGAAGACTGTCCTCCCAACAAGCTTGAAAATCCACCTTACGTGccag GTGTGCTAGGTGGATCCTTGAAGTCACGAACTCTTTGTGCTTCCAGTAAGCAATATCTATCTTCACACTACAACCTCCACAATCTATATGGGCTAACAGAAGCCATCGCATCACATGA tGCTTTGGTGAAAGTTCGAGGAAAGCGCCCATTTGTGATCTCGCGCTCCACCTTTGCCAGCCACGGCCGCTATGCTGGCCACTGGACTGGAGATGTCTTGAGCAACTGGGAACATTTATACTACACCATACCAG CGGTGCTGCTGTTTAACTTCTATGGTGTGCCACTGGTTGGTGCTGATGTCTGCGGTTTTGTGGGCAACACATCAGAAGAGCTCTGTGTGCGTTGGACTCAACTGGGTGCCTTCTACCCCTTTATGCGAAACCACAATGACCATAAGAACATG CCCCAGGAGCCCTATGTCTTCAGCCCAAAGGCCCAGCAGGCCATGAGAAGCGCCCTCTTCCTGCGCTACTTACTGCTGCCTTACCTCTACACCCTCTTCCACAAAGCTCACTCTGCAGGCGAGACGGTTGCCCGGCCCCTTTATCTGGA GTTCCCAGAAGATCCCAATACGTGGAAGGTGGACCGGCAGTTCATGTGGGGATCTGGGCTTCTCATCACTCCTGTGTTAGAAGCAGGGAAGACAGAAGTCAGTGGTTACTTCCCTCCAGGGACGTGGTACAACCCTCTGACT GGATCCACCATACACAGCAAGGGGCAATGGATTCTCCTACCAGCTTCACTTGACACCATCAACGCCCATGTACGGGCAGGCTGCATCTTACCCTTGCAG GAACCTGCTTTCACAACCACCGAATCCCGCAAAAATGGAATGATTCTGGTGGTGGCTCTGACAGAGGATGGGGTGGCCAGAGGTGACCTGTTCTGGGATGACGGTGAAGGCCTGCTGACCTTTGAAAAGGGTGATTACACACAGATCGCTTTTCTGGCAGGAAAT GGTGTGCTGGTGAATGAGATTGTGCGGCTCAACAGCCAAGTGGATGGGCTACAGCTCACAGATGTGATGGTTTTTGGTATCCTCAGTCCTCCTCATGAGGTCCTGGCAAATGGCGTCCCGGTCTCAGACTTTTCCTACCGCACAGATACCAAG ATCCTTAACATCCCAGTCGCTCTGCTGATGGGGGAACCATTCGTCATCTCCTGGTCctga